In Blautia sp. SC05B48, a single genomic region encodes these proteins:
- a CDS encoding deoxyuridine 5'-triphosphate nucleotidohydrolase — protein sequence MKRIAKFHKVSFEQFAKDWKDTFEQYSEEEIRNIYDSLKLPKRATTGSAGYDFYAPVDVTMKPGEIVKIPTGIRVEMEEGWVLKCYPRSGLGFKFRLQLNNTVGIIDSDYFFSDNEGHIFSKLTNDTREDKTIQIPAGTGFMQGIFVEYGITVDDDADAVRNGGFGSTTK from the coding sequence ATGAAAAGAATTGCGAAATTTCACAAGGTAAGTTTTGAACAGTTTGCAAAGGACTGGAAAGATACCTTTGAACAGTATTCAGAAGAGGAAATCCGAAATATCTACGACAGTCTGAAGCTTCCGAAGAGAGCTACGACCGGAAGTGCAGGATATGATTTTTATGCACCTGTGGATGTGACCATGAAGCCAGGTGAGATCGTAAAGATACCGACCGGTATCCGTGTAGAGATGGAAGAGGGCTGGGTCCTGAAATGTTATCCGAGAAGCGGACTGGGATTTAAATTCCGGCTGCAGTTGAATAACACAGTGGGAATCATTGACAGCGATTATTTCTTTTCTGACAACGAAGGCCATATTTTTTCCAAACTGACCAACGATACAAGAGAAGATAAAACTATCCAGATCCCGGCAGGAACCGGTTTCATGCAGGGAATCTTTGTAGAATACGGAATCACCGTGGATGACGATGCGGACGCAGTAAGAAACGGTGGCTTCGGAAGTACCACAAAATAA
- a CDS encoding polyribonucleotide nucleotidyltransferase, with product MYKSYSMELAGRTLTVDIGRVAKQANGAALMHYGDTTVLATATASKEPREGIDFFPLSVEYEEKMYAVGKIPGGFNKREGKASEHAILTSRVIDRPMRPLFPKDYRNDVTLVDMVMSVDPECNPEIPAMLGSSIATCISDIPFDGPCATTQVGMIDGEFIINPTLAQKAVSDLQLTVASTREKVIMIEAGANEIPEDKMIEAIYKAHEVNQEIIRFIDQIVAECGKEKHSYESCAVPQELFDEIKKIVPPEEMEVAVFSDDKQTRENNISEITDKLKEAFADNEEWLAVLGEAVYQYQKKTVRKMILKDHKRPDGREIRQIRPLAAETDIIPRVHGSAMFTRGQTQICTVTTLAPLTEAQRLDGLDEFETSKRYMHHYNFPSYSVGETKPSRGPGRREIGHGALAERALVPVLPTEEEFPYAIRTVSETFESNGSTSQASICASTMSLMAAGVPIRKPVAGISCGLVTGETDDDYIVLTDIQGLEDFFGDMDFKVAGTHDGITAIQMDIKIHGLTRPIVEEAIRRTKEAREYILTEVMEKCIDKPRTTVGEFAPKIIQIQIDPQKIGDVVGQRGKTINTIIERTGVKIDITDDGAVSICGTDQKGMDEAKRMIEIITTEFEAGQIFTGRVVSIKEFGAFLEFAPGKEGMVHISKISKQRINRVEDVLTLGDKVKVICLGKDKMGRISFSMKDVPEEA from the coding sequence ATGTACAAAAGTTATTCCATGGAACTTGCAGGAAGAACACTGACTGTAGATATCGGACGTGTAGCGAAACAGGCCAATGGTGCTGCTCTTATGCACTACGGTGATACTACAGTTCTTGCTACTGCTACCGCATCCAAAGAGCCGAGAGAAGGAATCGATTTCTTTCCTTTAAGTGTTGAGTATGAGGAGAAGATGTATGCAGTAGGAAAGATCCCGGGAGGCTTCAACAAGAGAGAGGGTAAGGCAAGCGAGCATGCGATCCTTACATCCCGTGTTATCGACCGTCCGATGCGTCCGCTGTTTCCAAAGGATTACAGAAATGACGTAACTCTGGTAGATATGGTTATGTCTGTTGATCCGGAATGCAATCCGGAGATCCCGGCTATGCTTGGTTCTTCCATTGCAACCTGTATTTCTGATATCCCATTTGACGGTCCATGCGCAACCACACAGGTTGGTATGATCGACGGCGAGTTTATCATCAACCCAACACTTGCACAGAAGGCAGTTTCTGATCTTCAGCTTACTGTTGCTTCTACAAGAGAGAAGGTTATCATGATCGAGGCCGGAGCTAATGAGATCCCGGAAGATAAGATGATCGAGGCTATCTACAAGGCCCATGAAGTGAACCAGGAGATCATCAGATTCATTGACCAGATCGTAGCAGAGTGCGGAAAAGAGAAACATTCCTACGAGTCCTGTGCAGTACCTCAGGAGCTTTTTGATGAGATCAAGAAGATCGTTCCTCCGGAAGAGATGGAGGTGGCTGTATTCTCTGATGACAAGCAGACACGTGAGAATAACATCAGCGAGATCACTGATAAGCTGAAAGAAGCTTTTGCAGACAATGAGGAATGGCTTGCCGTTCTCGGTGAGGCTGTATATCAGTACCAGAAGAAGACTGTCCGTAAGATGATCCTCAAAGATCATAAACGTCCGGATGGACGTGAGATCAGACAGATCCGTCCGCTGGCTGCAGAGACAGATATCATCCCGAGGGTTCATGGTTCTGCCATGTTCACAAGAGGACAGACTCAGATCTGTACCGTTACTACACTTGCTCCTCTTACAGAGGCACAGCGTCTTGACGGACTGGATGAGTTTGAGACATCCAAGAGATATATGCACCACTACAATTTCCCGTCCTACTCTGTAGGTGAGACCAAGCCTTCCAGAGGACCGGGACGTCGTGAGATCGGTCACGGAGCACTTGCTGAGAGAGCACTGGTACCGGTACTTCCTACAGAGGAAGAATTCCCATATGCGATCCGTACCGTATCTGAGACATTTGAGTCCAACGGCTCCACATCCCAGGCAAGTATCTGTGCATCTACCATGTCACTGATGGCTGCCGGTGTACCGATCAGAAAACCGGTTGCAGGTATTTCCTGCGGACTTGTTACAGGTGAAACAGACGATGATTACATCGTTCTTACAGATATCCAGGGCCTTGAGGACTTCTTCGGAGATATGGACTTCAAGGTAGCCGGAACACATGACGGAATCACAGCGATCCAGATGGATATCAAGATCCATGGTCTTACAAGACCGATCGTTGAGGAAGCGATCCGCAGAACAAAAGAGGCAAGGGAATATATTTTGACAGAAGTTATGGAGAAATGTATCGACAAGCCTCGTACAACTGTTGGTGAGTTTGCTCCGAAGATCATCCAGATCCAGATCGACCCGCAGAAGATCGGTGATGTAGTCGGACAGAGAGGAAAGACTATCAATACGATCATCGAGCGTACAGGTGTGAAGATCGACATCACAGATGACGGCGCAGTTTCCATTTGCGGAACAGACCAGAAGGGTATGGATGAAGCAAAACGTATGATCGAGATCATCACTACCGAGTTTGAGGCAGGACAGATCTTTACAGGACGCGTAGTCAGCATCAAAGAGTTTGGCGCATTCCTTGAGTTTGCACCGGGCAAGGAGGGAATGGTACACATTTCCAAGATCTCCAAACAGAGGATCAACCGTGTTGAAGATGTTCTCACACTTGGCGACAAAGTTAAGGTTATCTGCCTTGGCAAGGACAAGATGGGAAGAATCAGCTTCAGCATGAAGGATGTACCGGAAGAAGCATAA
- a CDS encoding bifunctional riboflavin kinase/FAD synthetase has translation MEYLKIDGEFPRLSKSAVTLGKFDGIHRGHQKLVEKILEQKEKGLQTVLFSLGIGSQMIFTKEERCQLLEKAGVDVLIECPLDNRIRHMKAETFIKEILVGDLQAEHVAVGEDFRFGYERKGTPQLLETMGRKLGFTVDVVPKEMEGRRKISSTFIREELKKGNMEKVNDLLGIPFFVDGVIEHGRGMGHKVLLPTTNIVPAKEKLMPPNGVYDTVSHFKDRTLCGITNVGYKPTIGEKFLGVETYLFDCEEDLYGEPCRVEFFHYSRPEKRFSSIEALKQQLLKDAEKGKAYFRSLEK, from the coding sequence ATGGAATACTTGAAGATCGACGGAGAATTTCCGCGCCTTTCAAAGAGTGCGGTGACACTTGGAAAATTTGATGGCATACACCGTGGACACCAGAAACTGGTGGAGAAGATCCTGGAACAGAAAGAAAAAGGTCTGCAGACAGTCCTTTTTTCTCTTGGCATCGGCAGTCAGATGATCTTTACAAAAGAGGAACGATGTCAGCTTCTTGAGAAAGCAGGCGTGGATGTGCTGATCGAATGTCCGCTGGATAACCGGATCCGTCATATGAAGGCGGAAACCTTTATTAAAGAGATCCTGGTGGGAGATCTTCAGGCGGAGCATGTTGCAGTGGGAGAAGATTTCAGGTTCGGGTATGAACGCAAGGGAACACCACAGCTTCTGGAGACTATGGGAAGGAAGCTTGGCTTTACTGTGGATGTTGTTCCGAAAGAAATGGAAGGCCGCAGAAAGATCAGCAGTACATTTATCCGTGAGGAACTGAAAAAGGGAAATATGGAAAAGGTTAATGATCTGCTGGGAATCCCCTTTTTTGTGGACGGTGTGATCGAACATGGAAGAGGAATGGGACATAAGGTCCTTCTTCCCACTACTAATATCGTTCCTGCAAAAGAAAAGCTGATGCCGCCAAATGGCGTTTATGATACAGTGTCCCATTTTAAGGACAGAACCCTTTGCGGGATCACAAACGTAGGATATAAGCCAACCATCGGAGAGAAATTCCTGGGTGTTGAGACCTATCTTTTTGACTGTGAGGAGGATCTGTACGGAGAGCCCTGCAGAGTGGAATTCTTTCATTATTCCAGACCGGAGAAGCGCTTTTCGTCCATAGAAGCACTAAAGCAGCAGCTCCTGAAGGATGCAGAAAAGGGAAAGGCTTATTTCCGCAGTCTCGAAAAATAA
- the truB gene encoding tRNA pseudouridine(55) synthase TruB — protein sequence MMDGILVIRKEKGYTSHDVVAKLRGILHMKKIGHTGTLDPAAEGVLPVALGKGTRLVELLTEKEKTYEAVLRLGVSTDTQDMTGAVLSEKPVTVTEEEVREAVGSFVGEQQQVPPMYSALKVNGKKLYELAREGKTIERKPRPVVFYEIRILDMELPLVRISVTCSKGTYIRTLCNDIGEKLGCGGAMEELLRTRSGNFTLEESMTLSQVEEAVADGTIGEKLVSIEDVLSKYPVLTCTPEGDRLLNNGNPLPEELVQGGSREEKVRMYKSSGNFTGIYGWDERKQKYVPIRMFFV from the coding sequence ATCATGGACGGAATACTTGTGATCCGAAAGGAAAAAGGTTATACCTCTCATGATGTTGTTGCAAAGCTGCGTGGGATTCTCCACATGAAAAAGATCGGCCATACCGGGACTCTGGATCCGGCAGCAGAGGGAGTACTTCCTGTTGCACTGGGCAAGGGGACCCGGCTGGTGGAACTTCTTACAGAAAAAGAAAAAACATATGAGGCGGTTTTAAGGCTGGGAGTTTCCACAGATACCCAGGACATGACCGGAGCTGTTCTTTCTGAGAAACCTGTGACCGTCACGGAAGAGGAAGTCCGTGAGGCAGTGGGATCCTTTGTGGGAGAACAGCAGCAGGTCCCTCCTATGTATTCGGCCCTGAAGGTAAACGGAAAGAAGCTTTACGAACTGGCCAGAGAAGGAAAAACCATAGAGCGTAAGCCGCGCCCTGTGGTTTTTTATGAGATAAGGATACTGGATATGGAGCTTCCGCTGGTACGCATAAGCGTTACCTGCAGCAAGGGCACCTATATCCGTACACTTTGCAATGACATCGGAGAAAAATTAGGCTGCGGCGGAGCCATGGAAGAGCTGCTTCGGACCAGGTCCGGAAATTTCACTCTGGAAGAGAGCATGACACTTTCCCAGGTGGAGGAGGCGGTTGCCGATGGGACCATCGGGGAAAAGCTTGTTTCCATCGAGGATGTACTTTCCAAGTATCCGGTCCTTACCTGTACACCGGAGGGAGACAGACTTCTCAATAACGGAAACCCGCTTCCGGAAGAACTGGTACAGGGAGGCAGCAGGGAAGAAAAAGTCCGGATGTATAAAAGCAGCGGAAATTTCACAGGAATATACGGCTGGGATGAAAGAAAACAGAAATACGTACCCATCCGCATGTTTTTTGTATGA
- the nrdG gene encoding anaerobic ribonucleoside-triphosphate reductase activating protein: MRYHNITKDDMLNGDGLRVVLWVAGCSHGCRECQNPITWDPNGGLPFTDSERAEIFAELDKDYISGITFSGGDPLHPSNIAEVTALAREIREKYPDKTIWLYTGSLWEEIQQYEIIHYLDVCVDGEFQVDKKEVLLKWKGSSNQRVIDVQASLRENRVVLYAE, translated from the coding sequence ATGAGATACCACAATATTACCAAGGACGATATGTTAAACGGAGACGGACTTCGTGTAGTGCTCTGGGTAGCCGGCTGTTCACACGGCTGCCGGGAGTGTCAGAATCCCATTACCTGGGATCCGAATGGAGGTCTGCCCTTTACGGACAGCGAGCGAGCTGAGATATTTGCAGAGCTGGACAAGGATTATATCAGCGGGATCACCTTCTCAGGAGGCGATCCGCTGCATCCTTCCAATATCGCTGAGGTAACAGCTCTTGCACGAGAGATCAGAGAGAAGTATCCGGATAAGACGATCTGGCTGTATACGGGTTCTCTCTGGGAAGAAATCCAGCAGTATGAGATCATCCATTATCTGGATGTGTGTGTGGACGGGGAATTTCAGGTGGATAAGAAAGAAGTTCTTCTGAAATGGAAAGGCTCCTCAAATCAGAGGGTGATCGATGTACAGGCGTCACTTCGTGAGAACCGTGTGGTTCTGTATGCGGAGTGA
- a CDS encoding Type II secretory pathway, pullulanase PulA and related glycosidase, translated as MASRRLGRVEKGQPLILGANKMEGGYNFAVEASEDSEVSLLLYKKRGAASPVEIVFPKDFHTGRVWALKLCSASLKDFEYNYKIDGEIVQDPYAYGLHGREHFGVPYDPEKDVRCRFLNENVSGWENETAPAVEYENMILYKLHVRGYTKLARKMVSHKGTFLGLTEMIPYWKELGINAIELMPAYEFCEVPISKPKESSEHIKTRRKENVVNYWGYASGFYFSPKSAYCSTREPEQEFRYMIRELHKNGIACIMEFYFPEETDSLMALRALQFWRDFYHVDGFHVLGEGFNREMLLRDGILSGAKLIFQGFDFDHFYRGKLPARRCGAESNMNFLQDMRRFLKSDEGMVEAAAWHIRHNSENHGVINYMVCQDGFTMNDLVSYNYKHNEANGEGNLDGSSYNYSWNCGVEGPTRKVSVRQMRERQIKNAFLMMLLSQGVPMIYHGDEFGNSQSGNNNAYCQDNATGWTDWKGFSRNQGLREFVKDAIAFRKVHPVLHMPVELKGVDYLTKGFPDVSLHGERAWYLSYENTSRLLGMMYYGAYAREKEDLEAAEDDFIYIGYNFHWENRSLALPNLPEGMCWKKIADTSLHGTGFCLEEEEEYKKSIEIGPRAIVVLLGRQEAEKDAIMAPVAALQDHHEA; from the coding sequence TTGGCAAGCCGCAGATTAGGTCGAGTGGAGAAAGGTCAGCCGCTGATACTTGGAGCCAACAAAATGGAGGGCGGTTATAATTTTGCAGTGGAGGCATCGGAAGATTCCGAAGTGTCCCTGCTTTTATATAAAAAAAGAGGAGCTGCCTCACCGGTGGAGATTGTTTTTCCAAAGGATTTCCATACAGGACGAGTGTGGGCACTGAAGCTGTGCAGTGCTTCTCTGAAGGATTTTGAATATAATTATAAAATAGACGGTGAGATCGTGCAGGATCCGTATGCATACGGACTTCACGGGAGAGAGCATTTCGGAGTACCTTACGATCCGGAAAAGGATGTCCGCTGTCGCTTCCTTAATGAGAATGTTTCCGGCTGGGAAAATGAAACTGCACCGGCAGTAGAATATGAAAATATGATCCTGTACAAGCTTCATGTCCGTGGTTATACGAAGCTTGCCAGAAAGATGGTTTCCCATAAGGGGACCTTTCTTGGCCTGACAGAGATGATCCCTTACTGGAAAGAACTAGGGATCAATGCCATTGAACTGATGCCTGCCTATGAATTTTGTGAGGTTCCGATCAGTAAACCGAAGGAAAGTAGTGAACACATCAAGACTCGCCGAAAGGAAAATGTAGTGAATTACTGGGGCTATGCATCCGGCTTTTATTTCAGCCCGAAGAGTGCTTACTGCAGTACCAGAGAACCGGAGCAGGAATTTCGGTATATGATCCGGGAACTGCACAAGAACGGCATTGCCTGTATCATGGAATTCTATTTTCCAGAGGAAACAGATAGCCTGATGGCTCTTCGAGCCCTGCAGTTCTGGAGAGATTTTTACCATGTAGATGGATTTCATGTGCTGGGAGAGGGATTTAACCGGGAGATGCTTCTTCGGGACGGAATCCTTTCCGGAGCAAAACTGATCTTCCAGGGCTTTGATTTTGATCATTTTTACAGAGGAAAGCTTCCGGCCAGACGTTGCGGAGCGGAGAGCAATATGAATTTTCTCCAGGATATGCGCCGTTTCCTGAAAAGCGATGAAGGTATGGTGGAGGCTGCAGCATGGCATATCCGTCATAACAGCGAGAATCATGGAGTGATCAATTACATGGTCTGCCAGGATGGATTTACCATGAATGACCTGGTGAGCTACAATTATAAGCATAATGAGGCCAATGGCGAGGGCAATCTGGACGGAAGCAGCTATAATTATTCCTGGAACTGCGGTGTGGAAGGTCCTACCCGTAAGGTTTCCGTCCGTCAGATGAGGGAGCGCCAGATCAAAAATGCCTTTCTGATGATGCTGTTGAGTCAGGGTGTTCCCATGATCTATCACGGTGATGAATTCGGCAATTCCCAGAGCGGAAACAATAATGCCTACTGTCAGGATAATGCTACCGGATGGACAGACTGGAAGGGCTTTTCCAGAAACCAGGGACTGAGGGAATTTGTAAAGGATGCCATTGCTTTTCGTAAGGTCCATCCCGTTCTTCATATGCCGGTGGAACTGAAAGGGGTAGATTATCTGACCAAGGGGTTCCCGGATGTGTCTCTTCACGGGGAACGTGCCTGGTATCTGAGCTATGAGAATACCAGCAGGCTTCTCGGTATGATGTATTACGGAGCCTATGCAAGGGAAAAAGAGGATCTGGAGGCTGCAGAGGATGATTTTATTTACATCGGCTATAATTTCCACTGGGAAAACCGAAGCCTTGCTCTGCCCAATCTCCCGGAAGGTATGTGCTGGAAAAAAATCGCAGATACCTCTCTTCACGGAACAGGATTCTGTCTGGAGGAGGAAGAAGAATATAAAAAATCAATCGAAATAGGTCCCCGCGCCATTGTGGTATTGCTGGGCAGACAGGAGGCGGAGAAAGATGCGATCATGGCACCCGTGGCTGCACTTCAGGACCATCACGAGGCATAA
- a CDS encoding DUF1292 domain-containing protein, producing MSDEFNKSGCAPSDCASCTANCESRVDEAHHTITLTMDDDTEVECAILTIFPVENKEYIALLPLDENGQNETGEVYLYSFSRTADGDPMLANIEDDEEYDAAANAFNAVVEKARADEEADTLLS from the coding sequence ATGAGTGATGAATTTAACAAAAGCGGATGTGCACCAAGTGACTGCGCTTCCTGCACAGCTAACTGTGAAAGCAGGGTAGATGAGGCACATCATACCATCACCCTGACTATGGATGATGATACTGAGGTAGAATGTGCCATCCTTACTATTTTCCCTGTAGAGAACAAAGAATATATCGCACTTCTCCCACTGGATGAAAACGGCCAGAATGAGACCGGCGAGGTTTATCTCTACAGCTTCTCCCGCACAGCAGACGGCGATCCGATGCTGGCAAACATTGAAGATGATGAAGAGTACGACGCTGCCGCAAATGCCTTTAACGCAGTCGTTGAAAAAGCACGTGCAGACGAGGAAGCCGACACACTTCTCAGCTAA
- the rpsO gene encoding 30S ribosomal protein S15 has product MISKEKKTAIMKEYARTEGDTGSPEVQVAVLTARIQELTEHLKTHHKDHHSRRGLLKMVGQRRGLLAYLKKTDIERYRALIEKLGLRK; this is encoded by the coding sequence ATGATTTCTAAAGAGAAGAAAACAGCGATCATGAAAGAGTATGCAAGAACAGAGGGTGACACAGGTTCACCGGAGGTTCAGGTTGCAGTTCTTACAGCAAGAATCCAGGAGCTCACAGAGCATCTTAAAACACACCACAAAGATCATCATTCCAGAAGAGGTCTTCTGAAAATGGTAGGTCAGAGACGTGGCCTTCTTGCTTATCTTAAGAAAACAGACATCGAAAGATACCGTGCACTGATTGAGAAATTAGGTTTAAGAAAATAA
- a CDS encoding exodeoxyribonuclease III, with the protein MKFISWNVNGIRACITKGFEERFHELDADIFCLQETKCQQGQVKLELPGYHQYWNYANRRGYSGTAIFTKREPLSAVYGIGIEEHDKEGRVITLEFEEYYFVTVYTPNSQSELRRLEYRMKWEEDFLAYLLKLQEKKPVICCGDLNVAHQEIDLKNPKTNRKNAGFTDEERACFTRALESGFIDTFRYFYPDKEGVYSWWSYRFRAREKNAGWRIDYFLVSPSLKEKLQDAKIHGEIMGSDHCPVELDIDL; encoded by the coding sequence ATGAAATTTATTTCCTGGAATGTAAATGGGATCCGGGCCTGTATCACCAAGGGCTTTGAGGAACGCTTTCATGAGCTGGATGCGGATATTTTCTGCCTGCAGGAGACGAAATGCCAGCAGGGACAGGTGAAACTGGAACTTCCCGGATATCATCAGTACTGGAACTACGCAAACCGCAGAGGCTATTCAGGTACAGCCATTTTTACAAAGAGGGAGCCATTGTCTGCAGTTTACGGGATTGGGATAGAGGAACATGATAAAGAAGGACGTGTCATCACGCTGGAATTCGAAGAGTATTATTTTGTGACTGTATATACTCCCAACTCCCAGAGCGAGCTCCGCCGTCTGGAATACCGTATGAAATGGGAAGAGGATTTCCTGGCTTATCTCCTGAAACTGCAGGAGAAGAAACCGGTGATCTGCTGTGGCGACCTTAATGTGGCACATCAGGAGATCGATCTCAAGAATCCGAAGACCAACCGCAAAAATGCAGGCTTTACTGATGAAGAGAGAGCCTGCTTTACCAGAGCTCTCGAGAGCGGCTTTATTGATACATTCCGATATTTTTATCCGGATAAAGAGGGTGTTTACTCCTGGTGGTCCTATCGCTTCCGTGCACGAGAGAAGAATGCCGGCTGGCGTATTGACTATTTCCTTGTTTCCCCTTCCCTGAAAGAAAAGCTTCAGGATGCGAAGATCCACGGAGAAATCATGGGATCCGATCATTGCCCGGTTGAGCTGGATATTGATCTGTGA